One Pseudomonas syringae CC1557 genomic window, GCAGGCGACGTTTCTCGGCGAGTTCTCGGCGCCGGCGGCCAACGAGCCGGGTTTTGAGGTTCGTTGCCAGCTTTACGAGGTCATGACGGATGCGCAAGTGCTGCCCGCCGCCGAAATCGAAGAAGTGATCTGGGTCGGCGCGGGCAGACAACCGGATCTGCATCTGGCTCCGTTGACCCGCGACCTTATCCTGCCGTTGTATCGCCAGCGGCAGACTGAAACGCACTGAAAGAAGTGTCGTCCTGCGCCGAGGCGCTGGGCGCTGCTTTCAGCAAGCGATCCCTTCAGCGAGCGACTCTTTAGCGAACCACGCTCACACCGTCCAGCGTTGAAAAGGACGTGTCCTTGGCCGTCAGCAGAAAGTCACGCATGTAGGGCGCGTCGAGCATATCGGCGCGGATGCCTGCGTAGAGTGTCGCGAACAGCCCTTTTTCCCCCAGCCGCTTGCCTTTCACGTAACCGCGTGAGCTGTATTCATGCAGCGCCCAATGCGGCATGCCGCACACGCCGCGACCACTGGCGACCAGTTGCATCATCATCACCGTCAGTTCCGAGGTTCGGACCTGCGCGGGCTCGATCTCGGCGGGCTCCAGAAAACGGGTGAAAATGTCCAGCCGGTCACGCTCGACCGGGTAGGTGATCAGGGTTTCAGTGAGCAGGTCTTCCGGAACGATATAAGGCTTGCTCGCCAGCGCATGCTGATTGGCCACTGCCAGCATCGCTTCGTAAGTGAACAGCGGCACGTAGGTGATGCCGGGCAACTCCAGCGGGTCTGACGTCACCACCAGGTCCAGATCGCCCCTCGCCAATGCAGGCAACGGCGCGAACGAGAATCCGGAAGACAGGTCCAGCTCGACTTCCGGCCAGGCATCGCGGAACTGGTCGATGGTTGGCATCAACCATTGAAAACAGCTGTGACACTCGATCGCCATATGCAGGCGTCCCGCCGTGCCGCCCGCCAGGCGAGCAATGTCGCGCTCGGCGCTGCGCAGTTGCGGCAGCATTGAGTCGGCGAGTTGCAGCAGGCGCAGGCCGGCGCTGGTGAAGCGTACCGGCTTGGTCTTGCGTACGAACAACGGCATGCCGAGGCGCTCTTCCAGTTCCTTGAACTGATGGGACAGCGCCGATTGCGTCAGATGCAGGCGGTCGGCGGCCTCCACAAGACTGTCGGCTTCGCGCAAGGCGTGCAGGGTTTTGAGGTGGCGTATTTCAAGCACCGTCACGGCTCCATGAATAGTATTTGTGATCAACACGAAAAAAATGAGTTTGTCTCATGATGTACCGGCTGTCGACAATGGCGTCATCTTTTATGGAGGACGCACCATGGCCTTGGCCCAACATTCTGAATGTCTGCTTATCGGCGCAGATCGTGAATTGCAGCAAGCGCTGCAGGCTTTCTGGAAAGAGGGTCAGGGTGTGTCGGCGGGGTCTGATGTGTCTGGCGTGGCATTGCGCACCTGGCTGCGTGCGCAGTATCCGCAGTTGGTGCCGCAGCTAGATGGCAAGCAATGCTTTCAGCCGGACTGGCAGCCCTTGCTGGCCAGTGCCAAGGAGTCCTGTGAGCAGGGCCGCAAGCCCGCTTTGATCGGCCCGTTGACCCTTCTTTGGCTGAGCGAGGTTCAGGGCGCTGAGGTTGATCGACTCGAATGGCTGGAGCAGTTGTTGCCCGTGTATGGCGAAATCTTCGGGCGTCTGGCCGCGCGAGGCGTCGAGTGGGTGCAGGTTGACGAACCCATCCTGACGCTGGACTTGCCGCTGGCATGGACAAACGCTTTCGAGCGCGCTTATCACATTCTTCAGTATTCGCCGTTGAAGAAGCTGGTGGCCACTTATCACGGCGACCTGCGCTGCAATCTCGGCGTTGCAACGTTGTTGCCGGTCGCAGGCCTGCATCTGGACAGCGTCAGTGTGCCGGAGCAGCTGGCCTCGGTGTTTGATCGCCTGCCTACCTACAAGGTGCTGTCGTTGGGCGAGTGTGCTCAGCCTGAGGAGTGGCGTCATGAATCACTGCTTGAAGCGCGTGCCCGCTTCGGTGAAAACCTGATTGTTGCCGATCAGGTTGCCGCCTAGCGCCAAACGTTTTAACGACCGCTCAGCGCCATTCATCAAACTGTCACGCAACTGTGGCAGCGCGCTTGGAAAAACATCATCAGACTCGCGGCTTACTGGGGATCTGTTTTTTGGTGTTTTTCATGCGGGTTTTAATTTTTCTGGCCGCGCTTCTGTGCGGCTTGCCGTCTTTTGCGGCCGATCGTTGTGATGTCAATGCTCCTGTACAGTTTGCTGACCTCAAGGAAGTGCGGATTGCCTACCAGAGTATTGGCAGTGAATCCGACCCTGCCTTGCTGCTGGTCATGGGTCTGGGTGGGCAACTGATCCATTGGCCGGACGAAGTGGTGGTAGCGCTCTGTCAGCAGGGCTATCGAGTGATTCGCTACGACAACCGCGATGTCGGTCTGTCGACGTGGGTGCAGCAGCCTGCCGACGCCAATCTGACCTTCGAAGTACTGCGCTACAAGCTCGGCCTGCCGGTGTCGGCGCCTTATTCGCTGACTGACATGGCCGACGATGCACTGGGCCTGATGGATGCGTTACAGGTCCGTGAGTTTCATGTGCTGGGCGCAAGCATGGGCGGCATGATCGCTCAGCATCTGGCCGACCTGGCCCCCTCGCGGGTCGAGAGCATGACATTGATCATGACCAGTTCCGGCGCTCAGGGTCTGCCGATGCCCAGCGCGGCCCTGATGCAGTTGCTGGCACGTCGTGGCGCGCCTAACCGGGAAGTGGCGATAGAGCAGCAGGCCGACCTGCTTGCAGCGCTGGGCAGCCCACAGGTCAAGGATGATCGCGAGCAGTTGTTGCATCAGGCTGCAATCTCCTACGACCGGGCTTTCAACCCTGAAGGCGTCAAGCGTCAGATCATGGCGATTCTTGCCGAGCCCAGTCGCGTCGAATTGCTGAATCGTCTGCGACTGCCGGTGCTGGTGGTGCACGGTACCGCAGACCCGTTGCTGCCGGTCATGCACGGCGTGCATGTTGCCGCGCACATTCAGGGCAGCCAGCTGCGCTTGATTCCGGGGTTGGCGCACCGTTTTCAGGAGGCGTTCAAGGCGCCGCTGCTGGGCGCGGTATTGCCGTACCTGAAAGCTCAGCATGAAGACGGCCGGAGTCTGGCTCAGTTGTAAGGCCGCGACAGAAGTGTATCGTGTGGCCTTTGCTTATTAGACGAGGGCCATCATGACAACTGCACTGAAGATCGATTTCATCTCCGATGTTTCCTGCCCCTGGTGCGTCATCGGCCTGCGCGCACTGGATCAGGCGCTGGAAGCGCTTGGCGACGAGGTGCAGGCGCAGATTCACTTTCAGCCTTTCGAGCTGAACCCGAACATGCCTGGCGAAGGCCAGGACATCAAAGAGCACATCGCCGAGAAATACGGCTCCACTCCCGAGCAGATCGAAGCCATTCACGAGACCATCCGTGAACGCGGTGCCGAGCTGGGTTTTGCGTTTGCCAGCGGCGGGCGACGTATCTACAACACATTCGATGCGCATCGTCTGCTGCACTGGGCCGAGCAGGAAGGCAAGCAGCACGCGTTGAAGGAGGCGCTGTTCGTGGCTTATTTCAGTGAGCTGAAAGACCCTTCGAATCACCAGGCCCTCGCGGACGTGGCACAGAAGGTGGGTCTGGATCGACTGCGTGCCCAGGCTATTCTGGACAGCGATGAGTACACCACTGAAGTTCGCGAAGCCGAACAACTCTGGACCTCGCGTGGCATCACTTCTGTCCCGACCATGGTCTTCAATGATCAGTACGCGGTATCGGGCGGGCAGCCGGTTGACGTGTTCGTTAGTGCTATCCGGCAGATTGTCAGCGAATCGAAGTAAAGCTCGCTGCCTGCTCAAGGGCGGACGCGGAGCGTCGCACGATAGTTGAGATTATCGTTCAGCACGCTCCAGTGGACTGCCCTGCGTGACGCTCTGCGTCACAGATAAACCGAGCTTCAAAGCCCGTACTTTTTGACCTTGTCAAACAGCGTGGTCTTGGCCATGCCAAGTTCCTGACTGGCCTGGCTCAGGTTGCCCCCGCTGCGTTGCAAGGCTTCGCTGAGCAGTGAACGCTCGAAGGCTTCAACCGCCTCGGCAAAGCCCAGGCTCTGGTTTTCGCTGATCGTACCGCTTTGCTTGAACGCAGGCAGGCCCAGGGCAAATCGCTCTGCGACGTTGCGCAGTTCCCGCACGTTGCCCGGCCAGTCATGGCTCATCAGGCTTGAGCCGGTCTGCCGGTCCAGCGGCGGCGGCTCGCGGTCGAAGCGCAATGACGACAACTGCAAAAAGTGTTCGAACAGCGGAAGAATGTCTTCGCGGCGTTCGCGCAACGGCGGCAGTTCCAGGGTGACGACGTTGAGGCGGTAATACAGGTCGCTACGGAACTGATTGGTCTTGCCCAGCGCATTCAGGTCGGATTTGGTCGCTGCGATCACCCGGCAATCCACTGCCACGCTTTGATTCGAGCCTAAGCGCTCCAGCGTCCGTTCCTGCAAGACGCGCAACAGCTTGATCTGCAGATTGATCGGCATGCTCTCCACTTCATCGAGAAACAGGGTGCCCTCATGAGCATGTTCGATCTTGCCGATCCTCCGCTTGCCCGCGCCGGTGAAAGCGTTGGCTTCGTGACCGAATATTTCCGATTCGAACAGACTTTCTGCCAGCCCGCCGCAGTTGAGGGCCACGAACTGATTGTTCTTGCGGCGACTGAAGTCGTGCAGGCAGCGAGCGACCAGTTCCTTGCCGGTACCGGTTTCGCCTTCGATCAGCACGTTGGCCGAGGTGTCGGCGACGTTGGCGATCAGCGCACGCAGGTTCTGCATGACCGGTGAGCGGCCGATGATTCTGCCCTCCAGCGAGTCGCGTTCGGCAAGTTGCTTGCGCAAGGACCAGACTTCGCGGGCCAGGCCACGCTGTTCCAGAGCCCGGCGGGTGACGTCGACCAGACGCTCGGGCGAAAACGGTTTCTCCATGAAGTCATATGCACCGTCGCGCATCGCATTGACGGCCATGGTGATATCGCCGTGACCGGTGATCAGCACCACCGGCAGGCTGCTGTCGCGTGCCTTGAGGCGGCTCAACAGCTCCAGGCCGTCAATGCCCGGCAAGCGGATGTCGCTGATGACGATGCCCGCGAAGTTGTCGCCAATGCGCTGCAGGGCCTCTTCGGCACTCGACACGCCCTCACTGGCAATGTCCTCCAGAGCCAGCGCCTGCTGGCAGCCCAGCAATACGTGCGGGTCGTCTTCGACGATCAGTACCGTCAGGTCGCTGTTGATGCTCATGGATATTCCTTTATGTGGGCTCGCCCTGGCGAGAATCGGTCGGCGCGTCCGGGATGAATGGCAGGCACAGAACAAACGTCGTGCCCGTGTCACCCACAGGTTCTGCGCCGAGGCTGCCTCCCGCTGCGGCGGCAAGGCTCGCTGACAGCGTCAGGCCAAGACCGAGGCCTTGCTCGCCCGGTTTGGTAGTGAAGAAGGGTTCGAACAGGTGCTTGCGCGCTTCATCGTCGATACCGTGCCCATTGTCTCGCACCAGCAGGCGATAGCGGCTATCGACGACTGACCCTTCGAGCCACAATTCGGGCTGTGGCTGGGCGGACATGGCGTCCAGCGCGTTGCCGATCAGGTTGACCAGAATCTGCTCCAGGCGGGTCTGGTCGATGGTCAGAGTCGCGTCGACGAAGGCCCGGTGCAGGGTGAGTCCCGACTGCTCCAGGCGCACAGCCAGCAATTGCAGCGCAGCGTTGACCGCCTTGCTTAGCTGCGCCTGACCCTGATCGTCGCCA contains:
- a CDS encoding NUDIX hydrolase — encoded protein: MKVISIAAALLIGPDGQTLLVRKRGTQAFMQPGGKIEPGEPAPLALARELEEELGLIIDPQQATFLGEFSAPAANEPGFEVRCQLYEVMTDAQVLPAAEIEEVIWVGAGRQPDLHLAPLTRDLILPLYRQRQTETH
- the metR gene encoding transcriptional regulator MetR → MLEIRHLKTLHALREADSLVEAADRLHLTQSALSHQFKELEERLGMPLFVRKTKPVRFTSAGLRLLQLADSMLPQLRSAERDIARLAGGTAGRLHMAIECHSCFQWLMPTIDQFRDAWPEVELDLSSGFSFAPLPALARGDLDLVVTSDPLELPGITYVPLFTYEAMLAVANQHALASKPYIVPEDLLTETLITYPVERDRLDIFTRFLEPAEIEPAQVRTSELTVMMMQLVASGRGVCGMPHWALHEYSSRGYVKGKRLGEKGLFATLYAGIRADMLDAPYMRDFLLTAKDTSFSTLDGVSVVR
- a CDS encoding 5-methyltetrahydropteroyltriglutamate--homocysteine methyltransferase — translated: MALAQHSECLLIGADRELQQALQAFWKEGQGVSAGSDVSGVALRTWLRAQYPQLVPQLDGKQCFQPDWQPLLASAKESCEQGRKPALIGPLTLLWLSEVQGAEVDRLEWLEQLLPVYGEIFGRLAARGVEWVQVDEPILTLDLPLAWTNAFERAYHILQYSPLKKLVATYHGDLRCNLGVATLLPVAGLHLDSVSVPEQLASVFDRLPTYKVLSLGECAQPEEWRHESLLEARARFGENLIVADQVAA
- a CDS encoding alpha/beta fold hydrolase; protein product: MRVLIFLAALLCGLPSFAADRCDVNAPVQFADLKEVRIAYQSIGSESDPALLLVMGLGGQLIHWPDEVVVALCQQGYRVIRYDNRDVGLSTWVQQPADANLTFEVLRYKLGLPVSAPYSLTDMADDALGLMDALQVREFHVLGASMGGMIAQHLADLAPSRVESMTLIMTSSGAQGLPMPSAALMQLLARRGAPNREVAIEQQADLLAALGSPQVKDDREQLLHQAAISYDRAFNPEGVKRQIMAILAEPSRVELLNRLRLPVLVVHGTADPLLPVMHGVHVAAHIQGSQLRLIPGLAHRFQEAFKAPLLGAVLPYLKAQHEDGRSLAQL
- a CDS encoding DsbA family oxidoreductase — protein: MTTALKIDFISDVSCPWCVIGLRALDQALEALGDEVQAQIHFQPFELNPNMPGEGQDIKEHIAEKYGSTPEQIEAIHETIRERGAELGFAFASGGRRIYNTFDAHRLLHWAEQEGKQHALKEALFVAYFSELKDPSNHQALADVAQKVGLDRLRAQAILDSDEYTTEVREAEQLWTSRGITSVPTMVFNDQYAVSGGQPVDVFVSAIRQIVSESK
- a CDS encoding sigma-54-dependent transcriptional regulator, whose product is MSINSDLTVLIVEDDPHVLLGCQQALALEDIASEGVSSAEEALQRIGDNFAGIVISDIRLPGIDGLELLSRLKARDSSLPVVLITGHGDITMAVNAMRDGAYDFMEKPFSPERLVDVTRRALEQRGLAREVWSLRKQLAERDSLEGRIIGRSPVMQNLRALIANVADTSANVLIEGETGTGKELVARCLHDFSRRKNNQFVALNCGGLAESLFESEIFGHEANAFTGAGKRRIGKIEHAHEGTLFLDEVESMPINLQIKLLRVLQERTLERLGSNQSVAVDCRVIAATKSDLNALGKTNQFRSDLYYRLNVVTLELPPLRERREDILPLFEHFLQLSSLRFDREPPPLDRQTGSSLMSHDWPGNVRELRNVAERFALGLPAFKQSGTISENQSLGFAEAVEAFERSLLSEALQRSGGNLSQASQELGMAKTTLFDKVKKYGL